The DNA sequence TGTTTTCATTTTTTAGCCTAAAACTCAAAATAgtattcaaattttatttttgaaaacacTCAACCAATCAAGAATTCTTGGGTGGACCCCaccattttaattttcaaaaacataaaatagttTCAAATCCTAAACCAATCACACTTAAGGtctggattagattggatccatccaatctaataaaaaaaagtaaaattttaatgtatacatatatattttacgtaTAACATTATAAAATCTtattactcatccaaactaaatgaaaatactattTAGTTTAATTGAATGTTGGATGTATTAAATATTTAGACACTTTATCCAACATCCTATCCGATCCAATtagatattcaaaaataacatccaatccaattagatattcaaaaataacatccaatccaatccatttATACAAACCCCTAATCTTAATTATAAAATGACTGAAAAGGTGTGGAAATAATCTACATCTCCACGTGATCCCCTTtttcacattaaaaaaaaactttcaccAAATGAAAGTGAAAAACCAATTGTACTAAAATACGCCAAAAGACGGTGCGCAAAACGCACATGGGTGCAGGTTCTGTCATGGGTCTAGGTCGGGAAATTTGATTACTTACtataattaaagttttaatCACAAGATTATAATTATGaactattataattatttcAACAAATTATCAATTTTCTCTGCTATTCTATATTTTCCCCTTGCCTTCTCTTTTCTTCGTATCTCAGTGCTTTCAAATTTATCATTCTTACTTTTCACAGGAATATCTAAGCTTTCCTAAGTCCATCCATGGCGTCGccagtaattttatttatctaactGATTTCATTATTTTCTGAATCTCCacgtttaatatatttatatattttctaaagtCTCTTTTTCATAAGTTGGAACCTTCTTTAATTTTCCTACTTTCAATTCTGACCCAAGTTGATcttctttttaaaaatatataaataaataatcctttaaaagaaaaaaaaatgaagataaCAATTGTATCCATTTTATACCCAATAGCCGTTGTCCTAAGCTTTATAATAAAGTAAAATCTTTTACTTTATTCCAGGGAATAAAATTCAGAATGTTTGCATTGAAGAAAGATCTCACCTTTTATATCACACTATTAATTAATTCATCCCTTTTAGAAAGTTAGTTGTTAATGGAAATTAGCTCAATGGATTCAAAGAGAAAGAAGGAATCGGCGGAGTCAAAACACTTCCCTGGTGAGGTTTTGGAGGGAGTTTTGGGTCTGATAAAGTCCCGCAAGGACAGGAGCTCACTTTCTCTGGTCTGCAAGGACTGGTACAATGCCGAGAGATGGTCTCGGACCTGCGTCTTCATCGGAAACTGCTACTCAGTGTCGCCAGAAATCTTGGCGCGACGATTTCCAAACATTCGGAGCGTAACCCTGAAAGGGAAGCCTCGATTCTCGGACTTCAATTTGGTTCCTCGCAATTGGGGAGCAGATGTTCAATCATGGCTGTCGGTTTTCGCCGTCAAGTACCCGAATCTTGAGGAGCTGAGGCTTAAGAGAATGAGTGTTAGGGACGAGAGCTTGGAGTTTCTGGCTCATTCATTCCCTAATTTCAAAGCTCTTTCACTTTTGAGCTGTGATGGCTTCAGTACTGATGGCCTTGCCGCCATTGCCACTCATTGCAagtaattttctttttccttcttACAGTCATTCTCTTTGATTGGTATATATAAAAAACGTGTGAGATCTGATCTGCGTACCAAGAACAGTGAGTGGTTTTACTTTTAGTTCTATGGTTTTGGGAAATGGGTTCTCATTTAATTGAtcaagagagggagagagagagggagagagggagagagaataGTACAATGTTGTGTTCTACAGTTAAGGATTCTGCAATTAAGCAGTGGCCAATGGAAGATTATCACGATATGATTCTTGTATCTGCATACGCACGATCTTATTCTGTTCCCttcccttttatttttttacatgaTTTTTAATCTTTATCGTGCAAATAGATGGAACAAGAATATGTTTAATGATTAATAATTTGTTTTGGTCATTATGATTTACAAACAGCAACATATATAAAATCTGTCATTGTACTATATAGTGGGCGTTATtaaaatttcatcatttttttttaacttattcAAACTCTATGATCATGAGTTTGTTGCAGAAACTTGGTTGAGCTGGACATACAGGACAATGATGTGGACGACAGAAGTGGCAGTTGGTTGAGTTGCTTCCCTGAGTCCTTCACATCATTGGAAACACTAAACTTCGCCAACCTAAATTCTGATGTCTGTTTTGATGCTCTTGAGAGACTTGTCATTAGGTGCAAATCGCTCAAGACTTTGAaggttaataaaaatataaacttgGAACAATTACAAAAGCTTATTAGCCATGCTCCAAGATTAATGGAGCTTGGTACTGGTATGTTCATTCAAGACCTCACTGCCAATCAGCATTCAGAGCTTGAAAGTGCCTTTAACAATTGCAAGAATCTACATACACTCTCTGGCCTATGGGAAACTAAAGCCTTATTTCTCCCGGCTCTGTATCCTGCTTGTACGAACGTAACTTTTCTAAATTTTAGTTATGCTGTTGTTCGAAGCCCCGAGTTTGCAAGTCTTCTGTCTCACTGCCCAAATCTTCGTCGCCTTTGGGTAACATCTcttttttcaatctttttcaCTTCGTTTATCTTAAATTGTTAATTACTATTATGTTATGGAAGGAGAAAGATGAGGCTCTCTATTGCTAGTTTTTGATGACAAACTCTTGTTACAGGTTCTTGACACGGTGGAAGACAAGGGACTTGAGGCTATCGGAACTCACTGTCCCTTGCTTGAAGAACTTCGTGTTTTTCCTGATAACCCCTTTGACCCGGAGGTTATCCATGGGGTGACTGAATCTGGATTTCTGGCAGTATCATTTGGCTGCCCCAAACTCCATTATGTACTCTACTTTTGCAGGCAGATGACAAATGCTGCAGTGGCATCCATTGTAAAGAACTGTCCTGGGTTCACTCACTTTCGTCTATGCATAATGGAGCCTGGAAAGCCAGATTACTTGACAAACGAGCCTATGGATGAAGCTTTTGGTGCAGTGGTGAAGACTTGCACTAAGCTCCAGAGACTTGCCGTTTCAGGTTTATTGACTGACTTAACGTTTGAGTATATTGGGAAGTATGCCAAAAATCTGGAAACCCTTTCAGTGGCATTTGCTGGTAGCAGTGATTGGGGAATGCGGTGTGTGCTGAGTGGCTGTTCAAAGTTGAGGAAACTTGAGATTAGAGATTCCCCATTTGGGAATGAAGCTCTTCTTTCGGGTATAGAGAAGTATGAGTCCATGAGGTCACTTTGGATGTCCGCTTGCAAGGTCACAAAGAGTGGCTGTCAACTCTTGGCCAGAGAGATGCCTAGGCTGAATGTTGAAGTGATCAACGATGAAGGGAGTGGGGACATGGTTGCTAATAAAATTTATGTTTACCGCTCTGTTGCTGGGCCTAGAAAGGATGCTCCGCCTTTTGTTCTTACTCTCTGAAGTTTCAGAAAACGTAATagtaatctctctctctctcacacacacgcCCATGCACACAAGTTCCTCGGGATATTTCCATGATAAATGGAATTGGAATTAGAAAATGATCTTGCGTTTGCTGTGCTTCTGGAAGTGAATGGTTTTCGTTCACTaaggccaaaaaaaaaaaaaaaaaaaaaggaatccTTAGTTAGAATGGGATTCCAACTCAGCCCATTCTTTCTCATTGTGCTAGTAGATTTTTAGCATCAGTGGATGACTGAACATCTagtaccatataatatcacatgCATTCCAGTTCTATCTCAAATTACTACAATTTGACGTTTTCTTTAGCATGGTCTTGATCTATCTTGGCCTTGAAATTTTGTACCCTCAATTAGATGCACTTATCAATGATTCGTGGAGGGTTTGTGCAACTTTATAACACTCCTCACTCCAATTAGTGGTACAATGTTAAGCATTCTactgttatttttcatttttttctgtttttgatgtaatatattttttaccTCCTGCAGATATATGAGAAATGTTTCCACATATAGAGATGGGAATTCACTCCCTCATGCTACTGAATGTCAATATGATGAAGGTGAAAAAGAAGAGCAATCAGAATCACTACTTGGATATTGTTTGTTTTAAAATGACAAACCTGAAAGTAATAATAGGTATATAATGAGATACAAACAGAGTATATTTCTGCACAGCCTCCTCCATCTCAGGGATCAAGTTCTCTTCAGCGTTTGAACTATTGCCACCCTGATTAGTAAGAAGGTGAGGATGCCATGGCAGAAATAGATAAAATGAAGAGCTTCTTGCTGCATGGCTTGTACCAACGATGGCTTTGCCTTCTAACATGGCTAAGGGAAAAAGGAGAGTTGAGAAGCAAAAGTCAGCTGGGAAACTAAAAAGTGAGAGTTTTTGCTCTTTGAAGTCCACTGCTTTGCTGGTGATCATTGCATCCATGTAAAGTAAACCGCTATGGCCCTATAGAGATTGGCTTGTTCTGTGTTTGTATATGATTATCTCTAATAAACCACCAAGGAGAAAGAGAATTGATAAATAAGGGGTCCACTTTATCTTGTGAATGTGGGATTTATGTGGCTTGTATAAAGTTAGAACTCTGTTTCATTGAATCTTCTCAAATGATTCATcccaaaataaaaagaagaaaatattcTCTTTTTTAGGTCCATTGTTAATCTATTGAAACAtccatatctttatatattaaaagtgcctatctaacggcaattcttggtttaacagaatattcttaaaaataaaaagaatattctgttaaatttaacgattaggtttgatctcccgttaacaaataaacccaataattaaacccaaaaaattaaacaatcttttaaatattaataatctttttttaaataaaaaaaatcattttgaatattaatatttttttttatttattttttaaaaaagaaaaatctttatatattaaagttaacatTACGTTATCTAATATTTTCTCTGGATAAGCATaggaagcagaaataccacttctatctttgtgtgattgcagatataccacttctgtcattgacccactttttagctttataaatggagatgttcatataatattaacactttacagaatatttataaatataaacttacattacaatgctatcttaaaaaaagaactaaatagaataatctactactccaataataaatttatttacaattttataattacactaatattatttttaatacattattaaataatatttcaaatataaatatttaattttttcaaacaaaaaatttgtaatctttaaaaataaaatacattcaaaatcttaaaaataccaaaatcttaaataaaactagcaatacgtggctcggcacgtacattcacctagtataaTTCTATGGCTAAAACCTTAAAACatttaaaaatgaataaaaaatatattaaaatagagTTTTAATAATGTGAAATAGAAAAGTTATGCATGGTATAGATAAAACTTATAGCTTTAACAGTACTCAATTTGTGTTTCCATGCATCGAGCCcctattacaatttttttatcttaataTTGATCTATTTGGACGAACTTGTTCCTTTATTCAATCTAAAGCAAGCAAGTGGGTTAATGCTCTGTTTGTAAATTGAAAACTTATAGCGTGTTTGGAGACTAGATATTAGATAACAATTTATACTCCATTtagtttctattattttgtcaaAAAGTTGAAGTTTACGTAAGCCAGCCCATCAAAATCCCAGCACCAGACACGTGATTCAGAATTTTTGATGGGCCACGCAAGCCTGCTGGCAGAGTTGGGCCGATATGGACAGTTGGTCCATGTTGAAGGATGGTTATTGCTGAAGCCTAAAGCATGCATGCATGGCGTGTCCATGGTGGACTGTTTGTGCCTCTTGATTCAATTTTTGCCATATAATGAATCACTATCAGTTCCAACTCAAGGCATGTGTATTGTGGAGATGCTGCATGCTCtcaaggaaaaaggaaaaaaaaaaaacacagaaatattatatatatataaataataatatattgtgtTCCAAGTTTCAACACAACGgtatttgtcattttttttttttttttgaggaaaagCGTCTATATCATAGattcaaataaaattagacCTCTCGGTCGTTACACAAAATATTGTTAGTTACAACCGAAACCGGGATAGACCCAAATACCTGATGAGCAAACGCCCATCTAGCCACATTATGTGCGGCAAAATTACAAGATCTacttataaaagaaaaattacaactgATAAATAGTGGAGAAGACTTAGAACAAAATGAGATAGTTTTCAAGCGCCCAACAGGAATCCTTCCCATTGAGAGCATTGATGACCACGAATATATAGCAAGTAGACTCATGAAAATTTACTATTAAGATtattttttatgagtttttgATGTACTTTTATTGTATATACATGTTATTTTCCTAATTCCTAATTTTAGCTTATTATTAGTTTTACCGTTCTCAAAAATCAATTATGAGTTCCAAATTTACAAACGGCTCTAACTTACATCATATGTTGCTAATCAAATGCTTTTTCATTTAGTATTCGATTGAGAGGTTTGGAGGTGATTAATAATTTGATAATAATTTAATAGATTTTGTGGGGTCAAAAGATCTAAGAAGGCCGGTCCTTGATCAATGAGCCAAATattttcacataaaaattagtactattcccattttctcatgtcttgagaaagtcGTTATGATAACTTTCATTGTTGGTTTGGTGAGAATTCTAAATCAGTGCTCGGATTTATATCATGTTTTTGATAAATGTTACACACACGCACTAGCTAGTATTGTCTACTATTTTATAACCAAAGTTGTGGTATGCTGTCATATTCATATGATATATGTAGCTAATCATATAGCCATCCTTcagataaattttattttctcttaaacTAATAGTGCATAATCCTCACAGATTTAGGACGGAGTTATCCTCAAAGATGGCCAGATGTGTCTTTGCAAAAGGGCTTAACATGGGCGGATCTATATAAAGACAGAGAGAGctcataaaataaaaacaaaaattatatatgcaatttatatcattaattataaataatttttaatactaCATTACTAGTTATcacattcaaaatataaatacaaaGTGTcacttaaaataaactaaagttATGTCGTGCCTCAATTTAAATCTTGGTAGCCATTGAGTCTTGATCAGATAGAATTTGTCTTTAATTTTCTATGATCGGTGTTTATCTATTTCACATAGTTTTAAGTTTTAACCTGAATGTTGGATTTCtagaaaatacaaactttttgcaTTTCTGAGAGGCAATTCTTCATGTGATCACCAACATTTTATCCTGTTAATCCACTTTTGAGGTTATATTCATCAAATCTCATCCAAGGTCCACCAAACACAATAACCCAAAACGTATAGGCTGAATTTTAGATACGATTAGAATCTACAtttgaaaactattaaaaagAGCACATAATAAAATGGGATAATTACGCTTACAAATAATTTAAGTTATCTTGTTTTGGTCTTAATTTTATCTTTCACGTTTTAATTTTAATGactagaaaacaaaataagtgTTAACTACTATGCAGCGAAACTGATCATGGATTTGTCTTTTTAGAGAATTTTAGTAGAAAAACATGTAACAATGTTACAGAGTTTTGTTGATAATTTTAGTAGATATGGACAACATAACCGTGACAGCCATTTCATTTGAAACATCAAATCAAGTTcacattaaataatttttccaaatcTAGTGAAATAAAGAATGAAAGTTAATTAGGTAATACGGTAACACTAATTCTCTTCTGAAGAAAGTATTAATTTCTCCTTTGTTGTACATTTTGTATCGTATAACATGGAGTTTGAAAGATATGAATACGACTTTCTGTCTACTAAGACTACTAACtatatacatacaaatataatttaaaaatctcTGCTCATTTTGACCGCCACCTACTTGGGATAAACAAACACCATATTCATGAAAGTTATCCCatcaatatataaaaatatttcttATGATTATTACCccaataatttatcatattttgtTTCATTTAGGGTCATCCCCAACCTCGTTGGGACTTGATCAATTTGAAATCTTTCCATATAAATACTTTCTGATTCTTCAAAGCTAAGTTTcatatagtaatatatatatatagttagtaTATGCTTCTGCATTGAATATCCCTTCTTCTCTACTCAAAGTTGACCCAAGCCATCACTTTCGTGTCTTTGCATACAAATTGCATTTTGTACCTAACATTTCATAAGCATAAAAATAACCCCAACACATAGCATAGACTAGTTAGGAGGTTACGCATATCTTAGCTTCACCATAATTCCCAATTAGTGCCcaacaatatataaaacataTATTTTAATCAACTCATGATATGAGCAATTAATAGTCATAATAATGACATACTCATCATCCTAAATTGGTTGCCGTAACATATATTTTCTTTAGCTACTTTATTCAATAAGGTTATGGAACAAAGCTTAAATTAGCTTAGCCACTGATCAACCCATAGATTATGAGTTGAGACCATGtgaagatttaattaaattataaaaataagacTGAAGAGTGTAAAGCAGgcacaaaaaataaaacagcTGTAAGTATTGGTTATGCAAcaaacatttttattttattttttgggatGGGGTGTCTCTCTGAGCAGTGGACTTATCACTAAATTAATAGTATATATTCCCTTAAAAAGGTTTTAACGCCGACTTTGCCAAGTGACCTGTAGCTTTCAACCGAAATAAACTAATATGATCAATCACTTAAAGCATAATTAAAGGCAAATTATCCTAAACGAATTAGTACAAAGCCAAAGCATAGTCACAGAATCGAAACATATTACATAGAATAAGAGTCCGTGAGTGGCAGAATAATGGGTACTTGTCCTCTAATAAGACAGATTGAGGCACACTTAATAATTTCATTggccaatatatatatttctttactcTTTACCATATATTTGTCATCATCTCTGGGGTTTTAGCATTTTGTGCTGCTGTCTTTTAGCTctagccattttttttaattgaatcctattaattaattacttcaCAAAATAGTATCTTATCCTCTGTTTTAAaagttaaaacttttttttttgtcaagaaAAGTTAACCCTTTTGGATTGTATTGAATTCTAATAAATACTTTAACTTTTTCCTACTTAAATTAGTTAAAGTTGTGTTGTTAATAAAAATGACAAATTCACGAGAATAAATTCACCAATTTATTGTCTCACAGAAACATCAAATTAGAAAAGCATTTAAATTGCATGATTTCATGCGCAATAGAAAGTTAAATCCAATTTATTGTTAAAAAACATGTATTCTtaaatgttaatttatttttttccacATTTTATCAAATATCTGAGTAAAAATCCGTCAAAAATAACTTACTCTGCTCTGTTTCCGGTCTTATCATcattatctatctttttttagaaaaataacacATTTTTTGGGCTATCTTTGTTGTTTAAAGTGGAATTAGAAGTTCAAATCCAGTTTCAACTTTCAAAGGAGCAAAAGGTAACTGCTGGCTCAAGGCATCTAATTAAGGGCTTCACATGGTGGGTGGGAGCCATATGTTATCTCCATAGTCCATTCCAGAGGCTATCGAAAGCTActccttttattttttccttCTTCCTTTTCCCTCCTTTTCACCTAATCAAAGTGATGTCCTTATTACTTGGGTACGTGGTCCATAAACAACTTGAGTTTTCTCAATTATATTGGCTTCTACTAATGTcccttttttgtttttgttgttttctctaactctctctctatctctctctttaATTTCCCAAGcattaattcaaattaaccaAATAATTAACCCTTGGCATATATAAATTAGTTTCTCAGTAACTTCCGAATTTGTTTCACGAAAAGAGGATATAAAAGGTGAATAATAAAGTTATCATGCTAGGCCACTTGGGGAACTTCCATGACAAGCTCCCAATCCAAAGTAAGTACTCTTCAACAAAACGCATACACCACTTTGATCGAACACTACTTTTACATGATGCGGTTGAAATTAGGTGTTGACACGTGAATTTAATTATACATAGCTTTCACTACTTAAGTTACTTTTCCACTATTAGCCTCTCATTTCTACCTacaatcaataaataaaagtaatttgaacacaacataaatcaattagacagtAGTTAAATACAGCTGAACATTACTTCTCTCATGTTAATTTTTAGGAGAAGTAATTCGTTGTCTCAATCTTTAATGTCCTAGGCAATAACACAATTAGGTCCCTTAATTACAGTAttgattattattgaatatgttTACATAACCCGTTTTAGCAAAAGCCAAAAGCCAAGCCTATCAATTtattaagggaaatttgattttctatacttagaaaatcaaaaaaaaatttccctaaaccaaaaatttaaaacctaaaaaaactattcttttttttttttcaaaaccccaaaaatacccccctcacaatattctctctctgcatcatctctctctccctctatctcacACCCGaaccccaacccctccgaccccaacgccgatcaccacccgaaccccaacccctccgaccccaacgccgatcaccacccgaaccccaaccccaacccgaaagagcaaccccagtccgacccaacccctccgaccgtctgtgaaactttttttttttcctgcgatttgagagagagaggaagagagaggtccgatggtcggaccttggggtccgatgggtccgattggtcggaccccatcggaccccaaggttcgaccatcggacctggggtgtgggattcttgggaccggccgagatagagagagaaagagagatgctgtgagagtttgggggtatttttgaggttttgaaaaaaaaggtatagtttttttagggtttaaattattggtttaggaatcaaatttttttattttctaagtatagaaaatcaaattttcctTTATTAATTACGTTTCCTTACCTTGACAAATACGAAAAGCTCAAATTTAACTAAGATCACCTTATATTGGCCAGTAAAGGCCACAAGCTAAATTCCAAGACGTTTACTCCAAAATGAATCAGACCAAATTGGAGCACTACcaaaaaaatgactaaaattTCACCTTTTAAATCGATCTCAACTtcctattttataaatatatctatCTACATATATGTATGGATGTAAAGGAATCaacttttttagaaaaaaaaataagaaaagaaaacaaacaaaacctATTCGAGGGGCAAAATTGCTGATGCAGCATGATGATTGAACTAACTAATAAATAACTTTCACTCAAAAGTTTCATTATAAAAATAAGTTGTACAACACTTATTAAGTAACAAAACAAAATGCATTGCTTTAAAGTTTTATCTCCATTATCTTTTTCCCATTAAAAAGTAATATTCTAATCGCAAAACACCGTAAAAGTATTACTTTTTCCTAACAAAAGAACAACAGAATAGAAACCCAAACACACCAAGAgccttaataaaatattatttttatattttacatataaaaaaaaaagaaaactattaATAAAATCGATTCACGTATACAATCATCAGAAGAGTTAAATAACCTTCCTTTCCCTTAAATACGTTCCAACTTCCAACAATTTGACACGGCCTATTCACTGAACACAAAGACAGTAGTGCCCTCTTAACTCGAAACTGACTATGCTGACACGA is a window from the Cannabis sativa cultivar Pink pepper isolate KNU-18-1 chromosome 1, ASM2916894v1, whole genome shotgun sequence genome containing:
- the LOC115706906 gene encoding protein TRANSPORT INHIBITOR RESPONSE 1 — protein: MEISSMDSKRKKESAESKHFPGEVLEGVLGLIKSRKDRSSLSLVCKDWYNAERWSRTCVFIGNCYSVSPEILARRFPNIRSVTLKGKPRFSDFNLVPRNWGADVQSWLSVFAVKYPNLEELRLKRMSVRDESLEFLAHSFPNFKALSLLSCDGFSTDGLAAIATHCKNLVELDIQDNDVDDRSGSWLSCFPESFTSLETLNFANLNSDVCFDALERLVIRCKSLKTLKVNKNINLEQLQKLISHAPRLMELGTGMFIQDLTANQHSELESAFNNCKNLHTLSGLWETKALFLPALYPACTNVTFLNFSYAVVRSPEFASLLSHCPNLRRLWVLDTVEDKGLEAIGTHCPLLEELRVFPDNPFDPEVIHGVTESGFLAVSFGCPKLHYVLYFCRQMTNAAVASIVKNCPGFTHFRLCIMEPGKPDYLTNEPMDEAFGAVVKTCTKLQRLAVSGLLTDLTFEYIGKYAKNLETLSVAFAGSSDWGMRCVLSGCSKLRKLEIRDSPFGNEALLSGIEKYESMRSLWMSACKVTKSGCQLLAREMPRLNVEVINDEGSGDMVANKIYVYRSVAGPRKDAPPFVLTL